The genomic stretch GCAGCCAGACTAGGCTCCCCGAGAAATGCACGAAATGAGTCTGCAACTGAATTTGAAAGAGAAGAGAGGTTGTAACCTCCTTCCAAGAAGAAGACACATCGGCCACCACACAAATCTCTCACGAGTTGCTGTATGTTTGAAGCTAGCATGTAATATGTAGCGGTCGTGAACTGCAAGTTCGCTAGTGGGTCCAACACATGTGCATCGTATCTGGATATATTCATAGGCAGATATGAGAACAAAATTTCCGTTTAACAATGAGGCCGTGGGTGAATATGCCCGGCAACAGTGTCATGTTCCATGTTGGAAGGGAAAGAAACTTCTTAGTTGCATGAGAACTTACCCTGCTGAAACGAGGATTATATCGGGCTTGAACCTCTGAGCACATGGTGCGATCACTTCATCAAAGACATCTCTTATGGCTCTGTCACCCGATCCTCCTGGCAAAGGCAGATTGAGGGTCGTTCCTTCACCGTCCCCTCTACCGATATGATTTATTCTGCCAGTTCCAGGGTAGCTCCCATCCTACGTTGAGGTCAAAACACAAGGCATTGAAGCACGAAGAATGTCATCGTATCAATATAAAATGCATCTTGACGGACTGGAATACAAAATGGCTTACCTGGTGAGTGGAGAGGAAATATATATCAGGGTCATCATAGAAGGCATCATTGGTTCCATTCCCATGGTGCACATCAAAATCAATTATGAACACCCGCTTCAATCCATGGGCACGTTGAGCATAGCGAGCTGCAATAGCCACATTACCAAAGACGCAAAATCCCATGGGTCCTGTTGGAACGGCATGATGGCCGGGTGGTCGTACTAAAGCAAAACCAACTGGAGGATCTTTCCTAATCTTAGATGCTGCTACCTATATTATCAGTTCTAGGACTGGTCAAGTTCGGATGGGTGAATGTATATATACCATCAACTGACAAAGCGAAACATTAGTAAATTTTAACAAGAAGGTTAATCATTAAGTGACTAACGTCTTAGAATGAGACATCACCACTGCATCCACCAATGAAATTCCTGCTCCAGCTGCCAACAGTGACTCCTGGAAGGTCTATAAACAAAAAGccccaaaaaaaacaaaagaagctAGTTAATATGTTGATAAAATGTAACTATACAGTACCAATAATCCATGCCCAACACAACTCCACAATGCCAAGAACCAAAAAGAAAACCAAATAAACGAAAAACATGAGTGAAGCAGATTGGTGGCATGGCTATTCTACCTTATTATATTATAATGTTGTTATAAGTTACATGTCAAAAGACAAATGCAGCTAGAGATAAGAAAGAATAAGCCTGATATATTCTGATTATTGTTACTTTAACTCCAAGAATTATACTACTTCGTATGAGTATCACAAATCTCTCTTTCAAGGGAAATGGAATGTCATCTCAAATATTAGTTAACAATTGCTGGAACGTAATAAAATTCAGTATTTCCAATAGTGTTCCTCACCGTGGAAGTAGCATAAGTAGGCCCAGAGCCTTCTATCAGTATTAAGCCTTGCTCCGAAGCCTGGTCCATTGCCTATAGAGCATAAGCAAGTTGCAGATGAGCACAAAATGAAAAACACATGATCTTGTGGAACATGCCTAATAAAATGGTACTCCATCCATTCTTCAAACACTGTCCATTTCTttttgacacgggttttaataaatgttagaCAAGTGCATAGGTGTTTGGTAAGGGCTTGGTTTTTATGTAAATAGGTTTATATGGTAACGAGAAAATACACCGAAACTGGAATGGGTAATGTTTTGGGGCACAAACTAAAATTGCAAAATGGGTAGTGGTTGTTTGAGGGACTGAGGGAGTTTTATTttcgaaaaagaaaagagatttAGTCCAGCCGAAGTGAATCCACTCGATCAATTTTTATAAGCCTCATGCTAGATTTATCAGCAATTAAGGATGCAACTGCAAACAGGAAAAAACTGAACTGGGTTAATACTTTTATCACTCAGTTTTTaacttttacattttattttatttttaagccAAACTAGTCCCAGATCAATGATTAATTTAAGgcaattaaagaaataaaatgtatgaGCAAATGTCAAAATActgaattggaattggaattggaagaAGCATCGACTACAGGGGTAAAAAGAATATgagaagagttagaaaaacaaTGTGATTTATGTGATACAGATATTCACATTAATGTAAAAAGCCAACTTAGGGCTATTGATGATTACAAATGTGTATTGTGTCAGTGTAATATACCTTTTCAAGTCCTGATACATAAGCTCCTTCATGGACCCTAGCTAGATCTTCAACTTTAGCAGGTTTAAATTTTTCGAGTTTGATGATCTCCATGCCCCGGAACTGGACCATAAGATAAGATAATGGACAAGAGAGTATGATGTTATTTTGTGAAgagtagtactataaatttaaaGAAACTCTTTGCAAAAAGACAAGTATATTTTGTCAGTCAAGCCTTCCCAGTTTATTATGTTTGACTGCGACATAGATCAACCCCCACTGTAGAACAAGGCAAACACCAACAAGATGCTTGCATACAGTTTGTCATGACCTCTCAAGGAGGCACCTTAATGTTTACTGCAGCACAACCAGTCTATGTGTGGGTACATGGAGCACTAGAGCAAATCCAATAGCAAAATATTGGTTCGACAGTGATTATATTACAGCAGATTCATGGGTCTGATCAATAAAGTAATTACAAcacatttattattaaatactcAGTTGCGGCCTTTCCGTGTAAAGTATATTAATTAAGATGATTTTGGATACTCTCAACAAGATCATATAGAACTTGTATACTCTCAACAAGATCATATAGAACTTGATTCATTATAAAACAGATTTCGAGGATCAAATCAAGCTATCTCACAAATCACAACGGCCACAATCAACTGATTGCATTATCAGTCATGCCTCCTTACCTCTGTAGTCAGCTTCATCTTTTCAAGAGCATCGGTGATTGCAGGAACTCTAGAATTACATTCAGGGTGTGCCTCCTGACAGAATTGATAAGAAAACAGGATCAACTGAAAAGGTCTCGCATTGGAGTAAGATACTAGAAATCTAAAAACAATTtcaatttaaaagtataaaaaggTAATACAAAAACTGCTAATTTTGGTCAAGGAATCTGGATAAATTTGTCAGTAGGAAAGAAGCTGTATGTATCATATGCTCAAAAAGCACCAGTTGATCTGGTCAGAGGGTTAACAGAAAGTACCAGAAGGAAGATTTTAGTATACAATTAGGACACTAAGTCATGTCAATATATACTTCTTCTAGCATGTTTTACTTCTAAGGTTTGACATTTAAAAGTTAGCCAAACCAGGACTTAGAGTTTGCTAATAATTACTACTCCTTCCTTAGAATTGCGAATGCAAGTGAAAAGAATTCAACTCACGTACATAAGATTTGTCAGTGATTGGCAAATGATAAACCAATGCCAACATCCAAACAGCCTAACAGAAATGCGAACTTCTCTATTTCATTCTCCACATACAATAAATAGCATAAACCATACAAACAAGTGCAGTGAGAACATCAACCACCCGTATGCCCTACACCCTAAAATAAGATCCAGACCTAAAAAGGTGACGGATCATAAGATAACTTAAACGGTATCCAAACGGCTAATAATAAGGTTTTGTAAAAGGCTGGTGTCTCAAATAGAACTCCTCCATGCAAAAAAAACACGGTCTACATACCTTGTTATGGCCCATGGCAGCAGCAACTGAATATATGACTTTTCCATTGAGCAGCTctgtttcagaaggtaaaaaaTGATTGATTTGTGGATTACTAGAACAACAAATATAACTCCTTTTTGTTCGTTGGGAATATGCTCGTAtagacttcacatttttctcCACATATCCATTCCCATAGATGTAATGCTTCCTCAACCAACGCACACGAGACCTAATTGGACAGAATACATTTCCTGCCAGGATGAATATGACACGAAGCAtcatgaaaaatacataaacgAGGTTCAAATATAAGAAGCCTGAAAAGGCATGTTTCACATAAGGATAAAGGATCAAATAACCATAAAGTCTATAATCATCATGAAATTTGATGAAATGGGTCACTCGCCCCTTAAAAGACCTTATAAGAGCGGAAGGTTATCCAAACTTATATAGCGGAGACATAATCATTTCCCAAGTCGATGTAGGACAGGAACCACAGACCAACACTTACTACTATTAAATGTTAAAACAAACTCAGTGCTTGCACCATTACTGCTTCGTCAatctaaaatcctaaaatttctTATCCTTCTTCCTTTTTCATTTACTTTGAAAGAGCCCATCAAATTTTCTAGAACTTTCTTCGAAACTAAACTTCTTATAACATAATAACACAGTGATTCTTAGTCTGCTCTTGCGATTTTCCACGCACCTCACAATCGTGAGGACTAACATCATTATCTTTGTAATCTATCTAAATGTTAGTAAACCGAAAAAAATTAAACTCGGTTGAAACGGAAAATAATCCACACAACTCAACCCAGACTCAGAGAATCagaatagaaattataaaaataggcaatcaataaattaattgGATGGAAAGCGAGATTACCGATAGAGAATGGAGGGTTCAAGGCGCGGAGCTCCATTTGCTGCCACAAACACCAACGATATTTTAAATCAGAAGAGGAAAACCTATATCTATGTATTTTTAATggattaataaacaaaatgcaACTTTTCTTTGACTCCAATAATACAATCGTGatggattatttttatttatatttatttagaaTAATTACCtacaataaattattaaattggtaaaatggaaaatatttagagtttagggtaaaatgaaaaaaaatggtaaatattATTCATAAATTAAACTTTTAAAAGTATAATTCATATAActtgataaaattaataaactcatttaaattgaaaaatattcaATATTGTTACtgctttttattttataatttttattatattgtagctcaaaaattattattattacaaattatacaaaattagattttaatttattcaatttatttgtttatttaaattttcatcCAAATATATGGTTCTCACTTCAATTTGTCCCTTGCTTAAAAGAAGATAACGATCAAATTATTGTATTGtctattcaaattaaatttattgttgTCATAACCtatttaatatttatggttTTTGACTTATCTTTTGCAATCAGATATATATTTCGAAAttaattttaaacaaaaaaggaaaaggtTGAATGAAAGGCAAATTGGCTAGAAGTAGATATTTTTATTCATATGATCAGAGTGTTATGCATATGGCCAATTTCAACACCTTTTATTTGCACAATTTTTTTACtagttagtagtagtataattttttcatttgGTGTGTCTTGGCCTCTTGGGTGCTCTGTTTTATGTATTCTGGATTAATCTTGATGGGTAAGAGGCccaaaattcaaaacataatgaAAGGGAAGAGACAATTTTTTATTGAACACACTAAAGCATTATATCATGACAAGTTAACAATTATTTCTTCAACTAATCTCTTCCTATTTTACAATAATAACCttctgtattttatttttatatcatAAATCGAACCAAATacttattataataaaaattgaaaatgtaaTAAAGAAATGTTCACGGGTTTGATTCTGCATATAGAAGGATAGACAGATATGTGTAGAGCTTTTCATATTGAAGAATGCTACTACAATCGGGACCCCTAGTTTTTGAGTCAAATTGTTTACAAAAGGAAATAGATTCACGGGTATCACAAAAGGACATAACAatctacaattaaaataaaattcccTTGTCCCCTTCCTACATTTTTCTTGTGGTCACTGATTTATGAAGCTTAGTTTATAAATCTATATGGCGATCATTGCAATTTATTTTATCCACACCACTATCCGTACGTACATGAAACATCTTTCCAATAGT from Salvia splendens isolate huo1 chromosome 15, SspV2, whole genome shotgun sequence encodes the following:
- the LOC121767532 gene encoding histone deacetylase 14-like, encoding MELRALNPPFSIGNVFCPIRSRVRWLRKHYIYGNGYVEKNVKSIRAYSQRTKRSYICCSSNPQINHFLPSETELLNGKVIYSVAAAMGHNKEAHPECNSRVPAITDALEKMKLTTEFRGMEIIKLEKFKPAKVEDLARVHEGAYVSGLEKAMDQASEQGLILIEGSGPTYATSTTFQESLLAAGAGISLVDAVVAASKIRKDPPVGFALVRPPGHHAVPTGPMGFCVFGNVAIAARYAQRAHGLKRVFIIDFDVHHGNGTNDAFYDDPDIYFLSTHQDGSYPGTGRINHIGRGDGEGTTLNLPLPGGSGDRAIRDVFDEVIAPCAQRFKPDIILVSAGYDAHVLDPLANLQFTTATYYMLASNIQQLVRDLCGGRCVFFLEGGYNLSSLSNSVADSFRAFLGEPSLAAEFDNPAFLYEEPSRKVKEAIQKVKHIHSL